Proteins from a genomic interval of Burkholderia cepacia GG4:
- a CDS encoding thiazole synthase, translating to MTSLTSADALTLYGETFASRVLLGTSRYPSLQSLSDSIAASRPGMVTVALRRQMTGGTAEAGFFDLLKRHAVPLLPNTAGCQTVAEAVTTAHMAREVFDTDWIKLELIGDDYTLQPDPVGLIEAAAQLVKDGFKVLPYCTEDLVIGRRLLDVGCEALMPWGAPIGTGKGVVNPYGLRVLRERLPDVPLIVDAGLGVPSHACQVMEWGFDGVLLNTAVSQATHPEIMARAFAQGVEAGRAAYLAGPMDVRETAHASTPVVGMPFWHQDGGGA from the coding sequence ATGACGTCCCTCACTTCCGCCGACGCGCTGACGCTGTACGGCGAAACCTTCGCAAGCCGCGTGCTGCTCGGCACGTCGCGCTATCCATCGCTGCAGTCGCTGTCCGATTCGATCGCCGCGTCGCGGCCGGGGATGGTGACGGTCGCGCTGCGCCGCCAGATGACCGGCGGAACCGCCGAAGCCGGCTTCTTCGACCTGCTCAAGCGCCACGCGGTGCCGCTGCTGCCGAACACGGCCGGCTGCCAGACCGTCGCCGAGGCGGTGACGACCGCACACATGGCGCGCGAGGTCTTCGACACTGACTGGATCAAGCTCGAGCTGATCGGCGACGACTACACGCTGCAGCCCGATCCGGTCGGGCTGATCGAGGCGGCCGCGCAACTGGTCAAGGACGGCTTCAAGGTGCTCCCGTACTGCACCGAGGATCTCGTGATCGGCCGGCGCCTGCTCGACGTCGGCTGCGAGGCGCTGATGCCGTGGGGCGCGCCGATCGGCACGGGCAAGGGCGTCGTGAACCCGTACGGGCTGCGGGTGCTGCGCGAGCGGCTGCCGGACGTGCCGCTGATCGTCGACGCCGGACTCGGCGTGCCGTCGCATGCGTGCCAGGTGATGGAGTGGGGCTTCGACGGCGTGCTGCTGAACACGGCCGTGTCGCAGGCCACCCACCCGGAGATCATGGCGCGCGCGTTCGCGCAGGGCGTCGAGGCCGGCCGGGCGGCCTACCTCGCCGGGCCGATGGATGTGCGCGAGACTGCGCACGCGAGCACGCCGGTCGTCGGGATGCCGTTCTGGCATCAGGACGGGGGCGGTGCATGA
- the thpR gene encoding RNA 2',3'-cyclic phosphodiesterase, whose product MNGDRLRAFVALLPDTASRDALHALPVTRGARRTQPAQLHVTLAFIGAIERTRCDALAARLPALAAGHALPLQPVERIAWWPSLPRARLIVAELAADPACAALNADLSALLRELGVPADRRPFRPHVTLARLPRDADGQPAHGGATGRPVALRFVALTLFESRLSHEGVSHLPIVSVPVGRA is encoded by the coding sequence ATGAACGGCGACCGGCTCCGTGCATTCGTCGCGCTGCTGCCCGATACGGCATCGCGCGACGCGCTGCACGCGTTGCCGGTCACCCGCGGCGCGCGGCGCACGCAGCCCGCGCAACTGCACGTGACGCTCGCGTTCATCGGCGCGATCGAACGGACACGATGCGACGCGCTGGCCGCGCGCCTGCCGGCGCTCGCGGCCGGGCATGCACTGCCGTTGCAGCCGGTCGAGCGGATCGCGTGGTGGCCGAGCCTGCCGCGCGCGAGGCTGATCGTCGCGGAACTCGCGGCCGATCCCGCATGTGCAGCGCTGAATGCCGATTTGTCCGCGCTGCTGCGCGAACTCGGCGTGCCGGCCGACCGCCGGCCGTTCCGGCCGCACGTCACGCTCGCTCGACTGCCGCGCGATGCTGACGGACAACCGGCACACGGCGGCGCGACCGGTCGGCCGGTCGCACTGCGTTTCGTCGCGCTGACGCTGTTCGAAAGCCGGTTGTCGCACGAGGGCGTGTCGCACCTGCCGATCGTGTCGGTGCCGGTCGGGCGGGCGTAG
- the mlaE gene encoding lipid asymmetry maintenance ABC transporter permease subunit MlaE, with product MISAIGRYVTGGLERAGYGTRLFVRLVLEFFPLLRRPRLVTKQIHFLGNYSFVIIAVSGLFVGFVLGLQGYYTLNRYGSEQALGLLVALSLVRELGPVVTALLFAGRAGTSLTAEIGLMKAGEQLTALEMMAVDPIKTVIAPRMWAGIIAMPLLAAIFNAVGVLGGYFVGVVLIGVDPGAFWSQMQGGVQVWADVGNGVLKSIVFGFAVTFIALYQGYEAKPTPEGVSRATTKTVVFASLAVLGLDFLLTALMFS from the coding sequence ATGATCAGCGCGATCGGACGTTATGTCACCGGCGGCCTCGAGCGCGCGGGCTACGGCACGCGGCTGTTCGTGCGCCTCGTGCTGGAATTCTTCCCGTTGCTGCGCCGGCCCCGGCTGGTCACGAAGCAGATCCACTTCCTCGGCAACTATTCGTTCGTGATCATCGCCGTGTCGGGCCTGTTCGTCGGCTTCGTGCTCGGCCTGCAGGGCTACTACACGCTGAACCGCTACGGGTCCGAGCAGGCGCTCGGCCTCCTGGTCGCGCTGTCGCTCGTGCGCGAGCTCGGCCCGGTCGTGACCGCGCTGCTGTTCGCGGGCCGCGCGGGCACGTCGCTCACGGCCGAGATCGGCCTGATGAAGGCCGGCGAGCAGCTCACCGCGCTCGAGATGATGGCGGTCGACCCGATCAAGACGGTGATCGCGCCGCGCATGTGGGCCGGCATCATCGCGATGCCGCTGCTCGCCGCGATTTTCAACGCGGTCGGCGTGCTCGGCGGCTATTTCGTCGGGGTCGTGCTGATCGGCGTCGATCCGGGTGCGTTCTGGTCGCAGATGCAAGGCGGGGTCCAGGTCTGGGCCGACGTCGGCAACGGTGTGCTCAAGAGCATCGTGTTCGGGTTCGCCGTGACCTTCATTGCGCTGTATCAAGGGTATGAAGCGAAGCCCACGCCAGAGGGCGTGTCGCGCGCGACGACCAAGACGGTCGTGTTCGCGTCGCTCGCCGTACTCGGCCTCGATTTCCTGCTGACCGCGCTGATGTTCAGCTAA
- the thiE gene encoding thiamine phosphate synthase, with protein MSVRFADAFWPPADELAEAAEQIRARLGDWPTSTTPWRLCVAAPEVPAAGDVLIVSAGDRAAQARASAASRPASPDAVAIEFDERGAALHAAGVRYALESAHPLADDWIAALAAFLDCGFAPIDALVLALAWRDGDETRAADAWPVDAARFPRVAGLAAAPEPAFPPCPAQLGLYPVVPDAEWVERVLDCGARTVQLRVKGANPDALRAEIARAVAAGRRYPEARVFINDHWQIAVEEGAYGVHLGQEDLETADLAAIARAGLRLGLSSHGYYEMLRALHERPSYLALGPVYATATKAVAAPPQGLARIARYARFAGARAPLVAIGGVGLDALPDVLATGVGSVAVVSAVTGAIEYRAAIVALQQCFARQFDNH; from the coding sequence ATGAGCGTGCGATTTGCCGATGCATTCTGGCCGCCGGCCGACGAGCTGGCCGAAGCGGCCGAGCAGATTCGCGCCCGCCTGGGCGACTGGCCGACCAGCACGACGCCGTGGCGGCTCTGCGTGGCGGCGCCCGAGGTGCCGGCCGCCGGCGACGTGCTGATCGTGTCGGCCGGCGACCGCGCCGCGCAGGCGCGCGCGTCCGCCGCGTCGCGCCCGGCGTCGCCGGATGCGGTCGCGATCGAATTCGACGAACGCGGCGCGGCGCTGCATGCCGCGGGCGTGCGCTACGCGCTCGAATCCGCGCACCCGCTCGCGGACGACTGGATCGCGGCGCTCGCCGCGTTCCTCGATTGCGGCTTCGCGCCGATCGACGCGCTGGTGCTCGCACTGGCGTGGCGCGACGGCGACGAGACTCGCGCGGCGGATGCATGGCCGGTCGATGCCGCGCGGTTCCCGCGCGTCGCCGGCTTGGCCGCCGCGCCGGAGCCGGCGTTTCCGCCATGCCCCGCGCAATTGGGGCTCTATCCGGTCGTGCCGGACGCCGAATGGGTCGAACGCGTGCTCGATTGCGGCGCGCGGACCGTGCAGCTGCGAGTGAAAGGCGCGAATCCCGACGCGTTACGCGCGGAAATCGCGCGTGCGGTCGCGGCAGGGCGCCGCTATCCCGAAGCGCGCGTGTTCATCAACGATCACTGGCAGATCGCGGTAGAAGAGGGCGCGTACGGCGTACACCTGGGTCAGGAAGATCTCGAAACGGCCGATCTCGCGGCGATCGCGCGCGCCGGCCTGCGGCTTGGGCTGTCGAGCCACGGTTATTACGAGATGTTGCGGGCATTGCATGAGCGGCCGAGCTATCTCGCGCTCGGTCCCGTGTACGCGACGGCGACCAAGGCGGTCGCGGCGCCGCCGCAGGGCCTTGCCCGAATCGCCCGCTACGCGCGCTTCGCGGGGGCGCGGGCGCCGCTCGTCGCGATCGGCGGCGTCGGGCTCGACGCGTTGCCGGACGTGCTGGCGACGGGCGTCGGCAGCGTCGCGGTGGTCAGTGCGGTGACGGGCGCTATCGAGTATCGGGCGGCGATTGTTGCGTTGCAGCAATGCTTTGCCCGACAATTTGACAATCATTGA
- a CDS encoding FAD-dependent oxidoreductase: MNVHDSRPDFAVLGGGLVGRLIAWRLAGDGQRVALYERGGPDGEQSAAWIAAAMLAPLAEAASAELLITELGAASLARWPQWLAELPEPVFFQQHGTLVVWHHADRAEAPLFERRVRANAPAELFDGGFVALAGVQVDAAEPALAGRFARGLLLPREGQLDNRQALRALAAGLAQRGVELHWHATIDDANRPDAHFTIDCRGLGAKPALPALRGIRGEVARVRAPGIGLTRPVRLLHPRYPLYIAPKQDDLYVIGATEVEGEDMSPVSVRSALELLSAAFSVHPAFGEARILELNAQCRPTLPDHRPAVIWDGATTLAVNGLYRHGFMIAPEVAHAAVAFAQAALGGAFADADAFAAWRDAARWPTLLHHRDDARQPA, from the coding sequence ATGAACGTCCACGATTCCCGGCCGGATTTCGCGGTGCTCGGCGGCGGCCTCGTCGGCCGCCTGATCGCATGGCGGCTCGCGGGCGACGGGCAGCGCGTCGCGCTGTACGAGCGTGGCGGCCCGGACGGCGAGCAGTCGGCTGCGTGGATCGCGGCCGCGATGCTCGCGCCGCTCGCCGAGGCTGCGAGCGCCGAACTGCTGATCACCGAACTCGGCGCGGCGTCGCTGGCCCGCTGGCCGCAATGGCTCGCGGAACTGCCCGAACCCGTGTTCTTCCAGCAGCACGGCACGCTCGTCGTCTGGCATCACGCGGATCGCGCGGAGGCCCCGCTGTTCGAGCGGCGCGTGCGTGCGAACGCGCCGGCCGAGCTGTTCGACGGCGGCTTCGTCGCGCTTGCCGGCGTGCAGGTCGACGCGGCCGAACCCGCGCTCGCGGGGCGCTTCGCGCGCGGCCTGCTGCTGCCGCGCGAAGGGCAGCTCGACAACCGGCAGGCGCTGCGCGCGCTCGCGGCGGGCCTCGCGCAACGCGGCGTCGAGCTGCACTGGCACGCGACGATCGACGACGCGAACCGGCCCGACGCGCATTTCACGATCGATTGCCGTGGGCTCGGCGCGAAGCCCGCGCTGCCCGCGCTGCGCGGCATCCGCGGCGAAGTCGCGCGCGTGCGTGCGCCCGGCATCGGGCTCACGCGGCCCGTGCGGCTGCTGCATCCGCGCTACCCGCTGTACATCGCGCCGAAACAGGACGACCTGTACGTGATCGGCGCGACCGAGGTGGAGGGCGAGGACATGTCGCCCGTCAGCGTGCGCTCCGCGCTCGAACTGCTGAGCGCGGCGTTCTCCGTGCACCCGGCGTTCGGCGAGGCGCGCATCCTCGAACTGAATGCGCAATGCCGTCCGACGCTGCCCGATCATCGCCCGGCGGTGATCTGGGACGGCGCGACGACGCTTGCCGTCAACGGCCTGTACCGGCACGGCTTCATGATCGCGCCGGAAGTCGCGCATGCGGCGGTCGCGTTCGCGCAAGCCGCGCTCGGCGGCGCGTTCGCCGATGCCGACGCGTTCGCGGCCTGGCGTGACGCCGCGCGCTGGCCGACGCTCCTTCACCACCGCGACGACGCGCGCCAGCCGGCCTGA
- a CDS encoding ABC transporter ATP-binding protein/permease, whose product MTQSIDPVRFASDAPQDERPVSAWSLIKPYWVSSEWKVAWGLLVTIIAINLCVVWINVKLNKWNAQFYNALQSKDVHDFPNLLMQFSALAFGFIILAVYGRYLRQMLGFRWRQWLTDRFLGQWLGDRAFYRIERDRLADNPDQRITDDLQSFATTTLALSLDLLSTVVTLVSFITILWSLAGALTLSLGATPITIPGYMVWAAALYAVVGSLIIQKVGHPLVSINYQQQRVEADFRFGLIRLRENAEQIAFYDGEKTETGNAQNLFMRIRDNWWRVMKYTKRLTFVLSFYGQIAIIFPLVVAAPRYFAGAFSFGVLMQISSAFGTVSDSFSWFINSYSTLVEWRATVNRLREFKRVMGTSHLKESLSPATEHGGINLHYVDAEQLSTSSLKLALPNGNALANIGNVTIEPGSRWLVIGKSGSGKSTFMRALAGLWPFGDGAIDAPVGARMMFVPQTSYLPIGTLKAALTYPAAPDAFTDDACRDALRACRLEDYVERLGETGHWTRVLSPGEQQRLAGARVLLHKPDFLFLDEATSALDADNEARLYHLFAERLPKAAIVSIAHRESLAAFHVGRINVERVTDSDKVAA is encoded by the coding sequence ATGACCCAATCGATCGATCCCGTCCGCTTCGCCTCCGACGCGCCGCAGGACGAGCGCCCGGTATCCGCATGGAGCCTCATCAAGCCCTACTGGGTGTCATCCGAATGGAAAGTCGCGTGGGGGCTGCTGGTCACGATCATCGCGATCAACCTCTGCGTGGTCTGGATCAACGTCAAGCTGAACAAGTGGAACGCGCAGTTCTACAACGCGCTGCAGTCGAAGGACGTCCACGACTTCCCGAACCTGCTGATGCAGTTCTCCGCGCTCGCGTTCGGCTTCATCATCCTCGCGGTGTACGGCCGCTACCTGCGACAGATGCTCGGGTTCCGCTGGCGCCAGTGGCTCACCGACCGCTTTCTCGGCCAGTGGCTCGGCGATCGCGCGTTCTACCGGATCGAACGCGACCGCCTCGCCGACAACCCCGACCAGCGGATCACCGACGACCTCCAGTCGTTCGCGACGACGACGCTCGCGCTGTCGCTCGACCTGCTGTCGACGGTCGTCACGCTCGTGTCGTTCATCACGATCCTGTGGTCGCTCGCGGGCGCGCTGACGCTCTCGCTCGGCGCGACGCCGATCACGATTCCCGGCTACATGGTCTGGGCGGCCGCGCTGTACGCAGTGGTCGGTTCGCTGATCATCCAGAAGGTCGGCCACCCGCTCGTGTCGATCAACTACCAGCAGCAGCGGGTCGAGGCCGATTTCCGCTTCGGGCTGATCCGCCTGCGCGAGAACGCCGAGCAGATCGCGTTCTACGACGGCGAGAAAACCGAGACCGGCAATGCGCAGAACCTGTTCATGCGCATCCGCGACAACTGGTGGCGCGTGATGAAGTACACGAAGCGCCTCACGTTCGTGCTGAGCTTCTACGGGCAGATCGCGATCATCTTCCCGCTCGTCGTCGCGGCGCCGCGCTATTTCGCGGGCGCGTTCTCGTTCGGCGTGCTGATGCAGATCTCGTCCGCGTTCGGCACCGTCAGCGATTCGTTCTCGTGGTTCATCAACAGTTACTCGACCCTCGTCGAATGGCGTGCAACCGTCAACCGTCTGCGTGAATTCAAGCGCGTGATGGGCACGTCGCACCTGAAGGAAAGCCTGTCGCCCGCGACCGAGCACGGCGGCATCAACCTGCACTACGTCGATGCCGAGCAACTGTCGACGTCGTCGCTGAAGCTCGCACTGCCGAACGGCAACGCGCTCGCGAACATCGGCAACGTGACGATCGAACCGGGCTCGCGCTGGCTCGTGATCGGCAAGTCGGGTTCCGGCAAGAGCACGTTCATGCGCGCGCTCGCGGGCCTGTGGCCGTTCGGCGACGGCGCGATCGACGCACCGGTTGGCGCGCGGATGATGTTCGTGCCGCAGACGAGCTACTTGCCGATCGGCACGCTGAAGGCCGCGCTCACCTATCCGGCCGCGCCCGACGCGTTTACCGACGACGCCTGTCGCGACGCACTGCGCGCATGCCGCCTCGAAGACTACGTCGAGCGCCTCGGCGAAACCGGCCACTGGACGCGGGTGCTGTCGCCGGGCGAACAGCAGCGTCTCGCCGGCGCGCGCGTGCTGCTGCACAAGCCGGACTTCCTGTTCCTCGACGAAGCGACGAGCGCGCTTGACGCGGACAACGAAGCGCGGCTCTATCACCTGTTCGCGGAACGGCTGCCGAAGGCCGCGATCGTCAGTATCGCGCACCGCGAATCGCTGGCCGCGTTCCACGTCGGCAGGATCAACGTCGAGCGCGTGACCGACAGCGACAAGGTCGCCGCGTAA
- a CDS encoding ABC transporter ATP-binding protein, translating into MSPTPTETLLELRDVDFGYGDRLVLSNLNLRFGRGQVVAVMGGSGCGKTTVLRLIGGLVRARRGQVLFDGADVGAQTRDGLYALRRKMGMLFQFGALFTDMSVFENVAFALREHTDLPEDLIRDLVLMKLNAVGLRGARDLMPSEVSGGMARRIALARAIALDPQLIMYDEPFAGLDPISLGITANLIRTLNEALGATSILVTHDVPESFAIADYVYFLANGGVLAQGTPDELRASTDPSVRQFIDGAPDGPFKFHYTSPPLAADFGLGGGRA; encoded by the coding sequence GTGAGCCCCACTCCTACCGAGACCCTGCTGGAACTTCGCGACGTCGACTTTGGCTACGGCGACCGCCTCGTCCTGTCGAACCTGAACCTGCGCTTCGGGCGCGGCCAGGTCGTCGCTGTCATGGGCGGATCGGGTTGCGGCAAGACGACCGTGCTGCGCCTGATCGGCGGCCTTGTGCGTGCGCGCCGCGGCCAGGTGCTGTTCGACGGCGCCGACGTCGGCGCGCAGACGCGCGACGGCCTGTACGCGCTGCGCCGCAAAATGGGCATGCTGTTCCAGTTCGGCGCGCTGTTCACCGACATGTCGGTGTTCGAGAACGTCGCGTTCGCGCTGCGCGAACACACCGATCTGCCCGAAGACCTGATCCGCGACCTCGTGCTGATGAAGCTCAACGCGGTCGGCCTGCGCGGCGCGCGCGACCTGATGCCGTCCGAGGTGTCGGGCGGGATGGCGCGTCGCATTGCGCTCGCGCGCGCGATCGCGCTCGATCCGCAGCTCATCATGTACGACGAGCCGTTCGCGGGCCTCGACCCGATCTCGCTCGGCATCACCGCGAACCTGATCCGCACGCTGAACGAGGCACTCGGCGCGACCTCGATCCTCGTCACGCACGACGTGCCGGAATCGTTCGCGATCGCCGATTACGTGTATTTCCTGGCCAATGGCGGCGTGCTCGCGCAGGGGACGCCGGACGAACTGCGCGCATCGACCGATCCGAGCGTGCGCCAGTTCATCGACGGCGCACCGGACGGCCCGTTCAAATTTCATTACACGAGCCCGCCGCTGGCAGCGGATTTCGGGCTCGGCGGAGGGCGCGCATGA
- the thiS gene encoding sulfur carrier protein ThiS, translating to MDIQINQQTLTLPDGATVADALAAYGARPPYAVALNGNFVARTQHAARALATGDKLDVVHPVAGG from the coding sequence ATGGATATCCAGATCAACCAACAGACCCTGACGCTGCCCGACGGCGCGACGGTGGCCGACGCGCTCGCCGCGTACGGCGCGCGTCCGCCGTACGCGGTCGCGTTGAACGGCAATTTCGTCGCGCGCACGCAGCATGCGGCGCGCGCGCTCGCGACGGGCGACAAGCTCGACGTGGTGCACCCCGTCGCGGGCGGCTGA
- a CDS encoding alanine/glycine:cation symporter family protein, translated as MEAFVHGLIDAVNGVLWNYVLIALLLGAGAWFTWRFRMIQLKALFLSMKLVGSKGEPGSISSFQAFATGLASRVGTGNIAGVAVALTVGGPGAIFWMWMTALVGMSSAFVEATLAQIFKVSHPDGSYRGGPAYYIQAGLRSRGFGLLFSLSLILAFGFVFNAVQANAIADAFHTSFGWRRETVGLGLVLLSAPIIFGGIRRIATVAQVIVPLMAIGYLALAVYAVATHIALVPDVIVLIVKSAFGVEQAAGGLTGYAVSQAIAIGVKRGLFSNEAGMGSAPNAAATASTRHPVSQGLIQMLGVFVDTIVICSATAFVILLSGQYELGTGMEGAALTQRAIASHVGDWGGIYMAVAIFFLAFSSVIGNYAYAEGNVEFITQRRGVLPLFRVAVLGMVMFGSVGQLPLVWAVADTSMGLMAIINLVAILALGKYAHAAWRDYRHQRAQGIADPVFTRNTIPELARVLPADVWGEHGPLPRRPASADAVAATRVAVRES; from the coding sequence ATGGAAGCATTCGTACATGGGCTGATCGACGCCGTCAACGGCGTGCTGTGGAATTACGTGCTGATCGCGCTGCTGCTCGGCGCCGGTGCGTGGTTCACGTGGCGGTTCCGGATGATCCAGCTGAAGGCGCTGTTCCTCAGCATGAAACTGGTCGGCAGCAAGGGCGAGCCGGGCAGCATCTCGTCGTTCCAGGCGTTCGCGACCGGGCTCGCGAGCCGCGTGGGCACCGGCAACATCGCGGGCGTCGCGGTCGCGCTGACGGTCGGCGGGCCGGGCGCGATCTTCTGGATGTGGATGACCGCGCTTGTCGGGATGTCGTCCGCGTTCGTCGAGGCGACGCTCGCGCAGATCTTCAAGGTGTCGCACCCGGACGGCAGCTATCGCGGCGGTCCGGCGTACTACATCCAGGCGGGCCTGCGTTCGCGCGGCTTCGGCCTGCTGTTCTCGCTGTCGCTGATCCTCGCGTTCGGCTTCGTGTTCAACGCGGTGCAGGCGAATGCGATCGCGGATGCGTTCCACACGTCGTTCGGCTGGCGTCGCGAGACGGTCGGCCTCGGTCTCGTGCTGCTGAGCGCGCCGATCATCTTCGGCGGCATCCGGCGCATCGCGACGGTCGCGCAGGTGATCGTGCCGCTGATGGCGATCGGCTATCTGGCGCTCGCGGTCTATGCGGTCGCCACGCACATCGCGCTGGTGCCGGACGTGATCGTGCTGATCGTGAAGAGCGCGTTCGGCGTCGAACAGGCGGCCGGCGGCCTGACGGGCTATGCGGTCAGCCAGGCGATCGCGATCGGCGTGAAGCGCGGGCTGTTCTCCAACGAAGCGGGGATGGGCAGCGCGCCGAACGCGGCCGCGACCGCGAGCACGCGGCACCCGGTCTCGCAGGGGCTGATCCAGATGCTCGGGGTGTTCGTCGACACGATCGTGATCTGCAGCGCGACCGCGTTCGTGATCCTGCTGTCGGGCCAGTACGAGCTCGGCACCGGCATGGAAGGCGCGGCGCTCACGCAGCGCGCGATCGCGAGCCACGTCGGCGATTGGGGCGGCATCTACATGGCCGTCGCGATCTTCTTCCTCGCGTTCTCGTCGGTGATCGGCAACTACGCGTATGCGGAAGGCAACGTCGAGTTCATCACGCAGCGGCGCGGCGTGCTGCCGCTATTCCGCGTCGCGGTGCTCGGGATGGTGATGTTCGGCAGCGTCGGGCAGTTGCCGCTCGTATGGGCGGTGGCCGATACGAGCATGGGGTTGATGGCGATCATCAACCTGGTCGCGATCCTCGCGCTCGGCAAGTATGCGCATGCCGCGTGGCGCGACTATCGCCACCAGCGCGCGCAGGGCATCGCCGATCCGGTGTTCACGCGCAACACGATTCCCGAGCTCGCGCGCGTGCTGCCGGCCGACGTGTGGGGCGAGCACGGCCCGCTGCCGCGGCGTCCGGCTTCGGCCGATGCGGTGGCCGCCACGCGCGTGGCGGTGCGCGAGTCATGA
- a CDS encoding lipid II-degrading bacteriocin: MAQANVLPEISVNAPRLPSLDGFSNKVGGGGAMSEAALGYPKLLCFGRYCSATEMFNNADHGDMISVTEEFFKFLFEHRNEIFWRNQLTLIGEFTGWLARGGYQNFPGANSYNLNRALGQYGDVSTLFGIYANQLNGIRPASEFQFYGNPFMFIGAVYYWAFGNGERRSINLESMNLRMGVSDFELIRSSIDNPGYGPGTYPIDGPFSTNVFSHGAQDFWSATTVGRVSGHVRGTLTMQEDNTYRFAGSYTLNPDKFDADRSNRPFLQEWMTTVLREIGSTLGHTDYQIYFTGEKEISFSGQRPVRNAETRPPQAVHRPSFGGLMRPRLW, encoded by the coding sequence TTGGCACAAGCGAACGTCTTGCCGGAAATTTCGGTCAACGCACCGCGCCTCCCCAGTCTTGACGGATTTTCAAACAAGGTTGGAGGCGGAGGCGCGATGTCTGAGGCCGCACTCGGTTATCCCAAGCTCCTGTGCTTCGGTAGATATTGTTCAGCTACCGAGATGTTCAACAACGCAGACCACGGTGACATGATTTCCGTCACTGAAGAGTTCTTCAAGTTCCTGTTCGAGCACCGCAACGAGATATTCTGGCGCAACCAACTGACGTTGATTGGCGAGTTTACCGGGTGGTTGGCGCGGGGCGGCTATCAAAACTTCCCCGGAGCGAACTCATACAATCTCAACCGCGCCTTGGGCCAATATGGTGACGTCTCGACACTATTCGGCATCTACGCAAATCAGCTGAACGGGATCCGGCCGGCCTCTGAATTCCAGTTTTACGGCAATCCCTTCATGTTCATCGGGGCCGTCTATTATTGGGCTTTTGGAAATGGCGAACGCAGATCGATCAATCTCGAATCCATGAATCTAAGAATGGGCGTCTCGGATTTCGAATTGATCCGGTCAAGCATAGATAACCCTGGATATGGTCCGGGCACTTATCCGATCGACGGACCGTTCAGCACGAATGTCTTCAGCCACGGTGCACAAGACTTCTGGTCCGCCACAACGGTAGGTCGCGTCTCGGGTCACGTCCGAGGAACATTGACGATGCAGGAAGACAACACCTATCGCTTCGCTGGGTCCTACACGTTGAATCCTGACAAATTCGATGCCGACCGCTCCAATCGACCGTTCCTGCAAGAATGGATGACCACCGTTTTGCGAGAAATCGGCTCCACACTTGGCCACACCGACTATCAGATCTACTTCACTGGCGAGAAAGAAATCTCATTCTCTGGTCAAAGGCCCGTCCGGAACGCCGAAACGCGTCCGCCTCAAGCCGTTCACCGGCCATCATTCGGTGGACTCATGCGCCCAAGGCTCTGGTAG